From a region of the Zerene cesonia ecotype Mississippi chromosome 11, Zerene_cesonia_1.1, whole genome shotgun sequence genome:
- the LOC119830096 gene encoding ubiquinone biosynthesis protein COQ4 homolog, mitochondrial-like: MKLLHTNMILRFPFCVRNCSNTSQAAFIKELEGNYIPHTNFQRTLLSVGSAVVALLNPHRGDMIACLGEVTGSQAIRYMRQKMLETNEGAEILQEMPRINSKTVCFETLSHLPENTLGRVYADFMQNNNITADSRLPVQFIDDPELAYVIQRYREVHDLVHATLYMKTSMLGEVTVKWVEGIQTKLPMCIGGGIWGAARLKPKHRNLYLKYYLPWAIHTGNNAKFMQGIYYEKRWEQDINDFHKEMNITKLKDY, from the exons atgaaattattacatacaaatatgatACTACGCTTTCCATTTTGCGTACGAAACTGTAGCAATACATCTCAAGCAGCGTTTATAAAAGAGTTGGAAGGAAATTATATTCCCCACACAAATTTCCAAAGAACTTTGCTCAGTGTGGGTAGCGCAGTGGTTGCTCTTTTAAATCCTCATAGAGGTGATATGATAGCCTGTTTGGGAGAAGTCACTGGCAGCCAGGCTATCAGATATATGCGTCAAAAAATGCTGGAAACAAATGAAGGTGCAGAAATACTGCAAGAAATGCCTCGAATCAACTCTAAAACAGTGTGCTTTGAAACTCTATCACATCTGCCTGAAAATACTTTAGGACGTGTGTATGCAGACTTTatgcaaaataacaatatcacTGCAGATTCGAGATTGCCAGTTCAATTTATTGATGATCCAGAATTGGCATATGTTATTCAACGGTACAGAGAAGTTCATGATTTAGTGCATGCTACATTGTATATGAAAACAAGTATGTTAGGGGAA GTTACTGTCAAGTGGGTTGAAGGTATTCAAACAAAGTTACCAATGTGTATTGGTGGAGGAATATGGGGAGCAGCCCGCTTAAAACCTAAACAtaggaatttatatttaaaatattatctacctTGGGCTATCCATACAGGAAATAATGCGAAGTTTATGCAAG gCATTTACTATGAAAAGAGATGGGAACAAGATATTAATGACTTTCACAAAGAAATGAACATCACAAAATTGAAAGACTACTGA
- the LOC119830313 gene encoding high affinity copper uptake protein 1-like has product MDPHHMHHFNHGSHVPEGMENIEHPAVHMNGTHFIEDINENKIFNTSDNFNMMNVDHEARTHEHHGEHAHHDMGHSMTFHGGYLETILFSWWKVTDAGEFIGSFLAIFLVALLYEGLKYYRKHLLWKTYTGLQYCAVSPPDKGVSNICAPDDPQVIQPVPHVLDRNIPTMMSTAHAWQTVLHGVQVFVSYMLMLVFMTYNTWLCAAVVLGSATGYFFFGWRESVVVDFTEHCH; this is encoded by the exons atgGACCCACACCATATGCATCATTTTAATCATGGAAGTCATGTACCTGAAGGAATGGAGAATATTGAACATCCAGCTGTTCATATGAATGGGACTCATTTCATTGAAGATATCAATGAGAat aaaatatttaatacaagtgacaattttaatatgatgaaTGTTGATCATGAGGCAAGGACCCATGAGCATCATGGAGAACATGCTCATCATGACATGGGACACAGCATGACA tttCATGGAGGATACTTGGAAACGATTCTATTTTCATGGTGGAAAGTTACAGATGCTGGGGAATTCATTGGTTCATTTTTAGCAATATTCCTTGTTGCATTGTTATATGAGGG GCTTAAGTActatagaaaacatttattatggaAGACATACACAGGACTCCAATATTGTGCAGTATCACCTCCAGATAAGGGTGTATCAAATATATGTGCTCCAGATGACCCCCAAGTCATTca acCAGTTCCTCATGTACTTGACAGGAATAT aCCAACAATGATGAGTACTGCACATGCTTGGCAAACAGTGTTACATGGTGTTCAAGTATTTGTGAGCTATATGTTAATGCTTGTGTTTATGACATACAATACATGGCTGTGTGCTGCTGTGGTACTGGGATCTGCGACtggttattttttctttggcTGGCGTGAGTCAGTTGTAGTGGACTTTACAGAACACTGTCACTGA
- the LOC119830095 gene encoding protein arginine N-methyltransferase 5-like: MTQQEISCGLEYSLTPDIQECVTEALHANYSFIVTPIIHPRFRRSFQGNRTAAGGFTRSDMILSPQDWTNRIVARVSPYLNVDSQSALVQQRHEDCLNEELLYCRGLGVPAIMISLNSKNNVNLARILQTYQETSHHPTLIWACVPMLCTRTLRNSDEYEDYDQDKPYNKTWYCWSKFHENMNWDKRVGVVLEVSADLPSQDVVKRWLGEPVKALVLPTHIFQNNKKGYPVLSRAHQQFVISMVERDAQVIVKGAKRSHIEHYLQYMYRLWQRRSNVADDPMLCYARGWEDYLQTPLQPLADNLDTHTYNVFEKDPIKYDQYQKAIVQALTDIQKRKESTQSKIESKDVCESGQGDAPDIDGETIKDTPITVMVLGAGRGPLVRATLNAADITNTRVKVIAVEKNPCAVVVLAAQVREIWHNRDVTVIPGDMRYLNLSPKADIIVSELLGSWADNELSPECLDGAASLLKPDGISIPCEYTSYVAPISSARLWAAAKIACSGDPQKIDKNLETLWVVYMQNKNDIGDTKKVFTFTHPAEGIKDNEDQMLVDYRGLPLTDNRRQITLTWQATQDNVMHGFGGYFDCLLYGNEMISIVPSTHSPGMISWFPVFIPIRTPLRVQKGEKIKATFWRCVDSRRVWYEWVVEVNGCVTPLHNPNGRSSEMLL; encoded by the exons atgactCAACAGGAGATATCTTGCGGCTTAGAGTATTCCCTTACTCCAGATATACAAGAATGCGTAACGGAAGCACTGCACgcaaattattcttttattgttaCGCCAATTATTCACCCCCGTTTTCGCCGGTCATTCCAAGGAAATAGGACTGCAGCAGGGGGTTTTACTAGATCGGATATGATACTATCACCTCAAGATTGGACAAACAGAATCGTTGCAAGAGTATCACCATATCTCAATGTCGATTCGCAATCGGCCCTTGTTCAGCAACGTCATGAAGACTGTTTAAATGAAGAACTATTGTACTGTCGAGGTTTAGGTGTCCCTGCTATTATGATTTCCCtcaattctaaaaataatgtaaacttaGCAAGGATTCTACAAACCTATCAAGAGACAag tCATCATCCTACACTGATTTGGGCTTGCGTACCCATGCTATGCACAAGAACTTTAAGAAACAGTGATGAATATGAAGATTATGACCAAGACAAACCTTACAATAAAACATGGTATTGTTGGTCAAAGTTTCATGAGAACATGAACTGGGATAAACGTGTAGGTGTTGTGTTGGAGGTGTCAGCTGACTTACCATCTCAAGATGTAGTTAAGAGATGGCTTGGAGAGCCAGTAAAAGCTCTAGTTTTACCAACacacatatttcaaaataacaaaaaggg ATATCCAGTTCTGTCGAGAGCTCACCAACAATTTGTTATAAGTATGGTTGAAAGAGATGCCCAAGTTATTGTGAAAGGTGCTAAAAGATCTCATATAGAACACTActtacaatatatgtataggcTTTGGCAAAGGCGGTCCAATGTAGCTGATGATCCTATGTTATGTTATGCAAGGGG atGGGAAGATTATCTTCAAACACCTTTACAACCCTTAGCAGATAATTTGGACACTCACacatataatgtttttgaaaaagatccaataaaatatgatcaGTATCAGAAGGCGATAGTACAAGCTCTAACAGATATCCAAAAAAGGAAAGAA TCTACACAAAGTAAAATTGAaagtaaggatgtatgtgaaAGTGGTCAAGGTGATGCTCCAGACATTGATGGGGAAACAATAAAAGATACACCCATAACTGTTATGGTATTAGGTGCAGGTCGTGGTCCGCTTGTGAGAGCAACATTAAATGCTGCTGACATTACTAATACAAGAGTAAAG GTTATAGCTGTGGAAAAAAACCCTTGTGCAGTTGTTGTTTTAGCAGCGCAAGTGCGGGAGATATGGCACAACCGTGACGTAACAGTCATACCTGGTGACATgagatatttgaatttatcacCAAAAGCTGATATAATTGTTTCAGAACTTttag GTTCCTGGGCTGACAATGAACTATCTCCCGAGTGCTTGGATGGTGCAGCAAGTCTATTGAAACCAGATGGAATCTCAATACCATGTGAATACACTTCCTATGTTGCACCAATTTCATCAGCACGTTTATGGGCTGCAGCAAAAATAGCATGCTCTGGAGATCCACAAAAAATTGATAAGAATTTAGAAACATTGTGGGTAGTAtacatgcaaaataaaaatgatattggTGACACAAAG aaAGTATTCACATTCACTCATCCAGCAGAAGGCATTAAAGATAATGAAGACCAAATGTTAGTAGACTATAGGGGACTGCCATTAACAGATAATAGACGACAAATAACTCTCACATGGCAGGCTACACAAGATAATGTAATGCATGGATTTGGTGGATACTTTGATTGTTTACTCTATGGAAATGAAATGATCAGTATTGTGCCCTCTACTCATAGCCCTGGAATGATTTCATGGTTTCCAGTCTTTATACCAATAcgg ACACCTTTGAGAGTTCAAAAGGGAGAAAAAATTAAGGCAACCTTTTGGAGGTGTGTTGACTCAAGGAGAGTTTGGTATGAATGGGTTGTTGAAGTTAATGGTTGTGTTACACCATTACATAATCCCAATGGCCGCAGTTCAGAGATGTTATTATGA
- the LOC119830314 gene encoding zinc finger protein 679-like: MEVLEEENPLETHTSLNKFNGVFNAKTNCAGRPATSKSIKFSEQPKSIISQMLIVEHQVINNTKSKHNIIQENSIETHKQGSIKKNCQIDKDVLLYSCADCSYSTKVSSNLTKHKRTHSQQKLYLCDQCTFSTKFSNSLNVHKRLHSNEKPFYCQYCEYRCNSSSNLKKHRSHRHLDKIKMPKTLDG, translated from the exons ATGGAAGTTCTGGAAGAAGAAAATCCACTAGAGACACATACGTCGTTAAATAAGTTCAATGGGGTTTTTAACGCTAAGACTAATTGTGCTGGAAGACCAGCAACCAGTAAAAGCATTAAATTTAGTGAGCAACCCAAGTCTATAATTTCACAAATGCTTATAGTAGAACATCAAGTGATAAACAATACGAAGtccaaacataatattatccaaGAAAATTCTATAGAAACTCATAAACAAGG gtctataaaaaaaaattgtcaaattgATAAAGATGTGCTATTATATTCATGTGCTGACTGTTCATATTCAACCAAAGTATCATCTAATTTGACAAAACACAAACGAACACATtcacaacaaaaattatatttatgtgatcAATGTACATTTAGtacaaaattttctaattCTCTCAATGTACATAAGCGCCTTCATTCTAATGAGAAACCATTTTATTGTCAATATTGTGAATATAGATGTAATAGTAGTTctaatttaaagaaacataGAAGTCATAGacatttagataaaataaaaatgccaaAGACTCTGGATGGATAA